The Luteolibacter arcticus genome has a window encoding:
- a CDS encoding sigma-54-dependent transcriptional regulator, whose translation MDTPTLLIADDEKATRDGLRSALEEEFEVFTASNVAEAMNVLKAEPIDLLLTDLRMGGDSGMDLLDQAMALPQPPVAIMMTAYGSVDTAVEAMRRGAWHFVTKPLNLDEVEMLLKRALRSRKLESENKQLRAQVSDNTGLEKLAGKSPAIQRVIDVVRQVAPTRATVLIEGESGTGKEVVAHAIHRLSGRPAEKLVIVHCAALAPQILESELFGHEKGAFTGAVQRRIGRFEQADGGTLFLDEIGEIDASIQVKLLRALSERTIERVGSNTTVKVDVRLVAATNKNLAALVAKGDFREDLYFRLNVVRVEMPPLRARAEDIVLLAGSFLKEFADENGRPVKPLTDAALRVLRSYPWPGNVRELRTAIEHGVVMSNEPVIDLHHLPASVLGEMPVFPMLSPVAASPVTSLEGGKIPLAGGGEFNLHALETSAIRAALAQAGGNRTRAAELLGISRRTLQRKLKEEED comes from the coding sequence ATGGATACCCCCACCCTGCTCATTGCCGACGACGAAAAGGCCACCCGCGATGGCCTGCGTTCCGCCTTGGAAGAGGAGTTCGAGGTCTTCACAGCGTCGAACGTCGCCGAGGCCATGAACGTCCTGAAGGCCGAGCCGATCGACCTGCTGCTGACCGACCTGCGGATGGGTGGCGACTCGGGGATGGACCTGCTCGACCAGGCGATGGCGCTACCGCAGCCTCCCGTGGCGATCATGATGACCGCCTACGGCTCGGTGGACACCGCGGTCGAGGCGATGCGCCGCGGGGCTTGGCACTTCGTCACCAAGCCACTGAATCTCGACGAGGTGGAGATGCTGCTGAAGCGCGCGCTGCGCAGCCGCAAGCTGGAGTCGGAGAACAAACAGCTCCGCGCACAGGTCTCCGACAATACCGGCCTCGAAAAGCTGGCGGGCAAATCCCCAGCGATCCAGCGGGTCATCGACGTCGTCCGGCAGGTCGCACCGACCCGCGCCACCGTGCTGATCGAAGGCGAGAGCGGCACCGGCAAGGAGGTCGTGGCCCACGCCATACACCGCCTGAGCGGCCGGCCGGCCGAGAAACTGGTGATCGTTCATTGCGCGGCGCTTGCCCCGCAGATCCTTGAGAGCGAACTATTCGGCCATGAAAAGGGTGCCTTCACCGGCGCGGTGCAGCGGCGGATCGGGCGCTTCGAGCAGGCCGACGGCGGGACGCTCTTCCTCGACGAAATCGGCGAAATCGACGCCTCGATCCAAGTGAAGCTGCTGCGCGCCCTGTCCGAACGGACGATCGAACGGGTCGGCTCGAACACGACCGTAAAGGTCGACGTCCGCTTGGTGGCAGCCACCAACAAGAACCTGGCCGCCCTGGTGGCGAAGGGCGATTTCCGCGAGGACCTGTATTTCCGTCTGAATGTGGTGCGCGTCGAAATGCCGCCATTGCGGGCCCGGGCGGAGGACATCGTGCTGCTGGCCGGCTCGTTCTTGAAGGAATTCGCCGATGAAAATGGCCGGCCGGTGAAGCCTTTGACCGATGCCGCCCTGCGGGTGCTGCGCTCGTACCCATGGCCGGGCAATGTGCGCGAACTGCGGACCGCGATCGAGCACGGCGTGGTGATGAGCAACGAACCGGTGATCGACCTGCACCACCTGCCGGCCTCGGTGCTGGGGGAAATGCCGGTGTTCCCGATGCTGTCGCCCGTTGCCGCGAGCCCGGTGACGAGTCTGGAAGGGGGGAAAATCCCCCTTGCCGGGGGGGGGGAATTCAACTTGCATGCGCTCGAAACCAGCGCCATCCGCGCGGCTTTGGCGCAAGCCGGAGGCAACCGGACGCGGGCCGCCGAGCTACTCGGCATCAGTCGCCGGACCCTGCAGCGCAAGCTGAAGGAAGAAGAGGACTGA
- a CDS encoding DUF3634 family protein has product MLWFLKLTSPLVLVIREGKVSLAKGRLPGTAAREIQGILAEADVASGTIHADGAKRFHFSRQIPGELHQQLRNVLVST; this is encoded by the coding sequence ATGCTCTGGTTCCTCAAGCTGACTTCCCCCCTCGTCCTCGTGATTCGCGAGGGAAAGGTCAGCTTGGCGAAAGGGCGGCTGCCCGGCACCGCCGCCCGGGAGATCCAGGGAATCCTCGCCGAGGCGGACGTCGCTTCCGGCACCATCCATGCTGATGGTGCCAAACGATTCCATTTCTCCCGCCAGATCCCGGGAGAGTTGCATCAGCAATTGAGAAACGTCCTCGTTTCCACGTAA
- a CDS encoding DUF1963 domain-containing protein: MATIHYEGLDGWWKSAAFWGALGIFLTITKSPPMPWVIIAIVVGAATGGANAFWLSKMKTKAISISGWVGLLVFAGLLYLLTNTNPLLRVPTMGFFALGCLFTSANSLVFGIVGTRAIKAVNTKNASWLSKLDPPAKRTGPPPPAPADQLSNREAFLAALPAAMQAEFRREVVEVIEATPFRSLESLPPTASALGGSPFLPPGTPWPERNGKPMQFLAMLNLAEIAAPAGALPAAGLLAIFYDSHEQPWGGEPEDLGSSVILYTPDPASALPAKAPGETGPSPLRQPVAFRRATALALSDAQESDFYALVRESPGDEKSRLTALHETMLESEPRGLRVMSPPILIQGDMDHDLEVAAAAHGLPEDTRWTLLIQLDSNDDLDWSWGDAGTLYFWLPSDDLAAGRFDRVWTILQCH, from the coding sequence ATGGCGACGATCCACTACGAAGGGCTCGATGGCTGGTGGAAGTCCGCCGCCTTTTGGGGAGCCCTCGGCATCTTCCTCACGATCACGAAATCGCCACCCATGCCGTGGGTGATCATCGCGATCGTCGTCGGCGCGGCCACCGGCGGAGCGAATGCCTTCTGGCTCTCGAAGATGAAGACGAAGGCCATTTCCATTAGCGGGTGGGTCGGACTGCTGGTCTTCGCGGGACTGCTCTATCTGCTGACGAATACGAATCCATTGCTCCGGGTCCCGACCATGGGCTTCTTCGCTCTCGGCTGCCTGTTCACCTCCGCGAACAGTCTGGTCTTCGGCATCGTCGGAACCCGTGCCATCAAGGCGGTCAACACGAAGAACGCGAGCTGGCTGAGCAAGCTGGACCCGCCTGCAAAACGGACCGGTCCGCCGCCGCCAGCACCCGCCGATCAACTTTCGAACCGTGAAGCCTTCCTCGCCGCCTTGCCCGCCGCGATGCAGGCGGAATTCCGCCGCGAAGTGGTCGAAGTGATCGAGGCGACTCCTTTCCGCAGCCTCGAGAGCCTGCCGCCGACCGCTTCTGCTCTCGGAGGTTCGCCGTTTCTGCCACCCGGAACTCCTTGGCCGGAGCGAAACGGCAAACCGATGCAGTTCCTGGCCATGCTCAATCTCGCGGAGATCGCCGCTCCCGCAGGCGCACTTCCCGCGGCTGGGCTCCTCGCGATCTTCTACGACAGCCACGAACAGCCTTGGGGTGGCGAGCCCGAAGACTTGGGCTCATCCGTGATTCTCTACACTCCCGATCCGGCAAGTGCCCTGCCTGCGAAGGCACCCGGGGAAACCGGCCCCTCCCCGCTACGCCAGCCGGTCGCCTTCCGCCGCGCAACGGCACTGGCCCTGAGCGACGCCCAGGAATCCGACTTCTACGCCCTGGTCCGCGAGTCCCCTGGCGACGAGAAATCGCGACTCACCGCGCTCCATGAAACGATGCTGGAGTCTGAACCTCGTGGTCTGCGGGTGATGTCGCCTCCGATCCTCATTCAAGGAGACATGGACCACGATCTGGAGGTTGCCGCCGCGGCCCATGGCTTGCCTGAGGATACCCGCTGGACCCTGCTGATCCAGCTCGACTCGAATGACGACCTCGACTGGAGCTGGGGCGACGCAGGGACCCTCTATTTCTGGCTCCCCAGCGACGACCTTGCGGCAGGACGCTTCGATCGGGTCTGGACGATCCTCCAGTGCCATTGA
- a CDS encoding sensor histidine kinase, translating into MKPGFLDKLLARIDRIDPAEARQLLDRLVREKGFLEQVFEALHEGVIVLDEDGEISFINGAACRFFGIDAEAAPGMTVTACIPGLEWKSLAKPGTAVSRDLEIFYPENRFLNFYLSPIQSGEGSATVGWVMLVRDLTTTRQEAEMTLETERLNALTLLAAGVAHEIGNPLNSLDIHLQLMARKLKKLPPGDRQPLEENLDTARREIQRLDTILRQFLQAIRPTTPHRERCDLTHVLRDAVKLLEPELESRHITVELDMDEEFPAMELDAGQFQQVFYNLLRNAYQALAGKDGVIRIEAHANDFEATLSIEDNGSGIPSEQMGSLFEPYRTTKQSGTGLGLLIVRRVVREHGGEIEIQSEPGAGTHILIHLPRGPKPVRLLEPPVSIIDID; encoded by the coding sequence TTGAAGCCCGGATTCCTCGACAAACTACTCGCGCGCATCGACCGGATCGACCCGGCCGAGGCCCGGCAGCTTTTGGACCGGCTGGTGCGGGAAAAGGGCTTCCTGGAGCAGGTCTTCGAAGCGCTCCACGAGGGCGTGATCGTGCTCGATGAGGATGGCGAGATCAGTTTCATCAATGGCGCGGCATGCCGGTTTTTCGGGATCGATGCCGAGGCAGCGCCGGGCATGACGGTCACCGCCTGCATCCCGGGGCTGGAGTGGAAGTCATTGGCCAAGCCGGGCACCGCGGTGTCACGGGACTTGGAGATCTTTTATCCGGAGAACCGCTTCCTGAATTTCTACCTCTCGCCGATCCAATCGGGCGAGGGCTCGGCGACGGTCGGCTGGGTGATGCTGGTGCGCGACCTGACCACGACCCGGCAGGAGGCGGAAATGACGCTAGAGACGGAACGGCTGAATGCCCTCACGCTGCTCGCCGCCGGGGTGGCGCATGAGATCGGCAACCCGCTCAACTCGCTGGACATCCACCTGCAATTGATGGCGCGGAAGCTGAAGAAGCTGCCGCCCGGCGACCGCCAGCCGCTCGAAGAGAATCTCGACACCGCACGTCGCGAGATCCAGCGGCTCGATACAATCCTGCGGCAATTCCTGCAGGCGATCCGCCCGACAACCCCGCACCGCGAACGCTGCGACCTGACCCACGTGCTGCGCGACGCGGTGAAGCTGCTAGAGCCGGAACTGGAGTCCCGCCACATCACGGTGGAGTTGGACATGGACGAGGAGTTCCCCGCCATGGAGCTGGATGCCGGGCAGTTCCAACAGGTCTTCTACAATCTGCTCCGCAACGCTTATCAGGCACTGGCCGGCAAGGACGGCGTGATCCGGATCGAGGCCCACGCGAACGACTTCGAGGCGACACTTTCCATCGAGGACAATGGCAGCGGCATCCCGTCGGAGCAGATGGGCTCGCTATTCGAGCCTTATCGCACGACCAAGCAATCGGGCACCGGACTGGGGCTGCTGATCGTCCGCCGCGTGGTGCGAGAGCATGGCGGCGAGATCGAAATCCAGAGCGAACCCGGCGCCGGCACCCACATCCTCATCCACCTGCCGCGCGGACCGAAGCCGGTGCGGCTGCTGGAGCCGCCAGTGAGCATCATCGACATCGACTGA
- the dxs gene encoding 1-deoxy-D-xylulose-5-phosphate synthase encodes MTTSASSEPPALGPLLSAIRTPEDVKTIAEADLVKLAAEVRHSLITSLSRTGGHLGPNLGVVELTIALHRVFSTPKDNFVFDVAHQGYVHKMLTGRAPDIHTIRTYKGLNGFLLRSESDHDSYGAGHAGTALSAALGMAAARDLAKEDSHVVAVAGDAAFTCGPTLEALNNIAETTKKFIVVLNDNEWSIDKNVGAIARYFNALQTHATYASVRNSAADFVERIAGKAVRKLAHKVEEGAKNLLFPNVLFEKFGLRYFGPIDGHDLPLLVRTFEHLKTLNEPVVLHIITEKGRGYQPALDNPGKFHGLGAYKIEDGSTDLSATPTCSDIFGRTVTDMAKADEQIVAITAAMPGGTKLEIFKKELPQRYYDVGIAEEHAALFACGMATKGIKPFLAIYSTFMQRAYDMIIHDMALQHLPVRLCMDRGGLSGDDGPTHHGLFDIGYLRPVPGIVHMQPASEPEFVAMLKWMANYEAGPSAIRYPRGPINGTSLDAPVAPIELGKAIVEAEGTDVALIGLGTLFEMAKETKALLEAKGLSVALINPRFIKPLDGAVFERFARQCKVVCTFEDHVLHNGFGCGVIELLHDAGVTTPVERIGWPDEFVEHGKPDILMKLHGLTAEAAVEKVMRHF; translated from the coding sequence ATGACGACATCCGCCTCTTCTGAGCCCCCCGCCCTCGGGCCGCTCCTCTCCGCCATCCGCACTCCCGAAGACGTCAAGACGATCGCGGAGGCCGATCTTGTGAAGCTGGCCGCGGAGGTCCGCCACTCGCTCATCACCTCGCTTTCCCGCACTGGCGGCCACCTCGGGCCGAACTTGGGCGTCGTCGAGCTGACCATCGCGCTGCACCGGGTCTTCTCCACGCCGAAGGACAACTTCGTCTTCGACGTGGCCCACCAGGGCTACGTCCACAAGATGCTCACTGGCCGCGCCCCGGACATCCACACCATCCGCACCTACAAGGGGCTGAATGGCTTCCTGCTGCGCAGCGAGTCGGATCATGACTCCTACGGCGCGGGTCACGCTGGCACCGCTCTCTCCGCCGCCCTCGGCATGGCCGCCGCCCGTGACCTGGCGAAGGAAGACAGCCACGTCGTCGCCGTCGCCGGTGATGCCGCCTTCACCTGCGGCCCGACGCTGGAGGCGCTCAACAATATCGCCGAGACGACCAAGAAGTTCATCGTCGTGCTGAACGACAACGAGTGGTCGATCGACAAGAACGTCGGAGCCATCGCGCGCTACTTCAATGCGCTGCAGACCCACGCGACCTACGCGAGCGTGCGCAATTCCGCGGCGGATTTTGTCGAACGGATCGCCGGCAAGGCCGTGCGCAAGCTCGCCCACAAGGTCGAGGAAGGTGCCAAGAACCTGCTTTTCCCGAATGTCCTCTTCGAAAAGTTCGGCCTGCGCTACTTCGGCCCCATCGACGGCCATGACCTGCCGCTGCTGGTCCGCACCTTCGAGCACCTCAAGACGCTCAACGAACCGGTGGTGCTCCACATCATCACCGAGAAGGGCCGCGGCTATCAGCCCGCGCTCGACAACCCGGGCAAGTTCCACGGCCTCGGTGCCTACAAGATCGAGGACGGCTCGACCGACCTGTCCGCCACGCCGACCTGCTCGGATATCTTCGGCCGCACCGTGACTGACATGGCGAAGGCCGACGAACAGATCGTGGCCATCACCGCCGCCATGCCCGGCGGCACCAAGCTGGAAATCTTCAAGAAGGAGCTGCCGCAGCGTTACTACGACGTCGGCATCGCCGAGGAACACGCCGCGCTTTTCGCCTGCGGCATGGCGACCAAGGGCATCAAGCCCTTCCTCGCGATCTATTCGACCTTCATGCAGCGCGCCTATGACATGATCATTCATGACATGGCGTTGCAGCACCTGCCCGTGCGCCTGTGCATGGACCGCGGCGGTCTCTCCGGCGACGACGGCCCGACGCACCATGGCCTGTTCGACATCGGCTACCTGCGCCCGGTTCCCGGTATCGTCCACATGCAGCCGGCCAGTGAGCCGGAGTTCGTCGCGATGCTGAAGTGGATGGCCAACTACGAGGCTGGCCCGTCCGCCATCCGCTACCCGCGCGGCCCGATCAATGGCACCTCGCTCGACGCGCCGGTCGCGCCGATCGAACTCGGCAAGGCGATCGTCGAGGCCGAAGGCACCGATGTCGCCTTGATCGGCCTCGGCACCCTCTTTGAGATGGCGAAGGAAACCAAGGCGCTGCTGGAAGCCAAGGGGCTCTCGGTCGCGCTCATCAATCCCCGCTTCATCAAGCCGCTTGATGGTGCCGTCTTCGAGCGCTTCGCCCGCCAGTGCAAGGTGGTCTGCACCTTCGAGGACCACGTGCTGCACAATGGCTTCGGCTGCGGCGTGATCGAACTTCTTCACGATGCCGGCGTCACCACCCCGGTCGAGCGCATCGGCTGGCCGGACGAATTCGTCGAGCATGGCAAGCCGGACATTCTCATGAAGCTGCACGGCCTGACGGCGGAAGCGGCGGTCGAGAAGGTGATGCGGCATTTCTAA
- the priA gene encoding replication restart helicase PriA yields MPAARVLIDGPSELVFDYAIPDGLNVQPGCRVRIPLRNKLSQGTVLDLVEQQGDLGFSLRPLHSLSDPEPLITPNLLKAGRWIAGYYGCSIESVIRALLPEAVRTEDNSAKVRKTVVLDSEPSPEILAKLQKRAPKQAAILSLLAYAPEKKMALADLGDGASASVKSLAKQELVRLIDEEVRRDPEADGIEEILPDSPLPLNDEQEAALKVVLASLHSPSSELKSPILLHGVTGSGKTEVYLQAARATLDLGKTVLVLVPEISLTPQTVRRFRARFAGIQEQVAVLHSNLSQGERFDEWHRIRKGIARIVIGARSAVFAPLPDLGLILVDEEHENTYKQDQIPRYHGRDVAVLRASLEGCAIVLGSATPSLESFQNTLDGKYQLVRLAKRADGQSLPLIRVLDMRLEKQKQKGGMAILSDRLRVALEQRLVKNEQSILFLNRRGFARSLQCPSCGHVCMCPHCSVSLTYHRDDERLMCHICGHQAVVPRKCPECRDPAIALQGYGTQKVEEILAKVLPNAKIARIDADAMRKKHALRDLLNAFQARKIDVLIGTQMIAKGLHFPNVTLVGILNADIGLHVPDFRAGERVFQLLTQVAGRAGRGELEGEVIVQTFTPHSPSIQFARHHDFDGFAEQELEFRRQFGFPPFAHCAVLTSRSTHERRAEFTLQTLHRRLTEDTPPEIVIGEPLPSPLVKTHGQFRFQLMLRSPKARVLTRHVQQVLQKTPLPEDVTVVFDMDAWSFT; encoded by the coding sequence ATGCCCGCCGCCCGCGTCCTCATCGACGGCCCTTCAGAGCTCGTCTTCGACTACGCCATTCCCGACGGCCTGAACGTTCAGCCCGGCTGCCGCGTCCGCATTCCCCTGCGCAACAAGCTCTCCCAAGGCACCGTGCTCGATCTGGTCGAGCAACAGGGTGACCTCGGCTTCTCGCTCCGGCCGCTCCATTCGCTCAGCGATCCCGAGCCGCTGATCACGCCGAACCTGCTGAAAGCCGGCCGCTGGATCGCCGGCTACTATGGATGCAGTATCGAAAGCGTGATCCGCGCGCTGCTGCCGGAGGCCGTCCGCACCGAGGACAACTCGGCCAAGGTCCGCAAGACGGTCGTGCTCGATAGCGAGCCTTCACCCGAGATCCTCGCCAAGCTCCAGAAGCGTGCCCCGAAACAAGCCGCCATCCTTTCCCTGCTCGCCTACGCACCGGAGAAGAAGATGGCCCTCGCCGACCTCGGCGACGGGGCCTCTGCATCGGTGAAATCCCTCGCCAAGCAGGAACTCGTCCGCCTCATCGATGAGGAGGTCCGCCGCGATCCCGAAGCCGACGGCATTGAGGAAATCCTCCCCGACTCCCCGCTCCCGCTCAATGACGAGCAGGAAGCCGCGCTGAAGGTCGTCCTAGCGTCCCTCCACTCTCCATCCTCAGAGCTCAAGTCTCCCATCCTGCTCCACGGCGTCACCGGCTCGGGCAAGACCGAGGTCTACCTGCAAGCCGCCCGCGCCACACTCGATCTTGGCAAGACCGTCCTCGTCCTCGTCCCCGAGATCTCTCTAACACCGCAGACCGTCCGCCGCTTCCGCGCCCGCTTCGCCGGCATCCAGGAGCAGGTCGCGGTGCTGCACTCGAATCTTTCCCAAGGCGAGCGCTTCGACGAATGGCACCGCATCCGCAAGGGCATCGCGCGCATCGTCATCGGCGCACGCTCGGCGGTCTTCGCACCGCTGCCAGACCTGGGGCTCATCCTCGTCGATGAAGAGCACGAGAACACCTACAAGCAGGACCAGATCCCCCGCTACCATGGACGCGATGTCGCCGTGCTCCGCGCCTCACTCGAAGGCTGCGCCATCGTGCTCGGCTCCGCCACGCCCTCGCTGGAGTCGTTTCAAAACACGCTCGATGGCAAGTACCAGCTCGTCCGCCTCGCCAAGCGCGCGGATGGCCAGTCGCTGCCACTGATCCGCGTGCTCGACATGCGGTTGGAGAAGCAGAAGCAAAAAGGCGGCATGGCGATTCTCTCCGACCGCCTGCGCGTCGCTCTTGAGCAACGCCTGGTGAAGAACGAGCAATCGATCCTCTTCCTCAATCGCCGCGGCTTCGCCCGCTCCCTGCAATGCCCCTCCTGCGGCCACGTCTGCATGTGCCCGCACTGCTCGGTGTCGCTGACCTATCACCGCGATGACGAGCGCCTGATGTGCCACATCTGCGGCCATCAGGCGGTGGTGCCCCGCAAGTGCCCCGAGTGCCGAGACCCCGCCATCGCCTTGCAAGGCTACGGCACGCAGAAGGTCGAGGAGATCCTCGCGAAGGTGCTGCCGAACGCGAAGATCGCCCGCATCGATGCCGATGCCATGCGCAAGAAGCACGCGCTGCGCGACTTGCTCAATGCCTTCCAAGCCCGCAAGATCGACGTGCTCATCGGCACCCAGATGATCGCCAAGGGACTGCATTTCCCGAACGTCACGCTGGTCGGCATCCTCAATGCCGACATCGGCCTCCACGTCCCCGACTTCCGCGCCGGCGAGCGCGTCTTCCAACTCCTCACCCAGGTCGCCGGCCGCGCGGGACGCGGCGAACTTGAAGGCGAGGTCATCGTGCAGACCTTCACGCCGCACTCACCGTCGATCCAGTTCGCCCGCCATCACGACTTCGATGGCTTCGCTGAACAGGAACTCGAGTTCCGCCGCCAATTCGGCTTCCCGCCCTTCGCCCACTGCGCCGTTCTAACAAGCCGCTCGACCCACGAGCGCCGCGCCGAATTCACGCTGCAGACGCTCCACCGCCGTCTCACCGAGGACACGCCACCGGAGATCGTCATCGGCGAGCCGCTGCCAAGCCCGCTGGTGAAGACCCACGGCCAATTCCGCTTCCAGCTCATGCTCCGCAGCCCCAAGGCCCGGGTGCTGACCCGCCACGTCCAGCAAGTGCTCCAAAAGACCCCCCTCCCGGAAGACGTGACCGTGGTCTTCGATATGGACGCGTGGAGCTTCACGTGA
- a CDS encoding glycosyltransferase family 39 protein: MSSLPSSQFETAVMIRRILFFLVLVSFTLLHLLPLFRGLDSPQAMEQAQIARQIARGQGFTTKMIRPLAHYEAEKANEGAVNFTDFKDTYHAPLNPLIMSAVLKLVGADKEGAWPMGKNELIYPLDRVIALVSTLFFLMSIGVTYLLVGRIFDAKISGVTAVLMLLCDLMWKFSQSGLPQMLLLLLFSCGLYFTYRAVEASEEGKMPFGHALAASAFFVLMVLAHWITAWIFLGFLIYAAFSFRPRGVVALSAFALLAIAVAWPMMRASDFSGQPFGTGFYVLYNGLGSGTESSIMRNHDLQSAPLSLDGLLVRILGTTLVQTSDLLPFLGGILVAPLFFVALLHPFKRASIANFRWGIVLMWLFGALGMAVFGIDRARQLHPNQIHILFAPVMSAYGLAFISILWSRLEAITAVPFLRNAHYFAVVALSAAPMILSAPDKIKIGMAVRDRGYPQWPPYLPSVLNDKIPKLLAPSEREAETTRVVVSDQPWAVAWYADEISLWLPKTKRGFEQLEDRANALGTPFAGILVTPSSTAFEPAPVVREQYGEFASLVFNGLTLDITAPGVNRVGLSIFDKDPKLADIYRRYPYPEPLAGTEILYYGERRAEAPNP, from the coding sequence ATGAGCAGCCTTCCCTCTTCCCAGTTCGAGACCGCGGTGATGATCCGCCGCATCTTGTTCTTTCTGGTGCTCGTCAGCTTCACCCTGCTGCATCTTCTTCCGCTGTTCCGGGGGCTGGACTCACCGCAGGCGATGGAGCAGGCGCAGATCGCCCGCCAGATCGCACGCGGCCAGGGCTTCACCACGAAGATGATCCGCCCGCTGGCCCACTACGAGGCGGAGAAGGCGAACGAAGGCGCGGTGAATTTCACCGACTTCAAGGACACCTACCACGCGCCGCTCAATCCCCTCATCATGAGCGCGGTGCTCAAGTTGGTCGGTGCTGACAAGGAAGGCGCCTGGCCGATGGGCAAGAACGAGCTGATCTATCCGCTGGACCGGGTGATCGCACTGGTTTCGACGCTATTCTTCCTGATGTCGATCGGCGTCACCTACCTGCTGGTGGGGAGGATATTCGACGCGAAGATCTCGGGGGTCACCGCGGTGCTGATGCTGCTCTGCGACCTGATGTGGAAGTTTTCCCAAAGCGGCCTTCCGCAGATGCTGTTGCTGCTGCTCTTCAGTTGCGGGCTGTATTTCACCTACCGCGCGGTCGAGGCATCGGAGGAAGGAAAGATGCCCTTCGGTCATGCTCTGGCGGCCTCGGCGTTCTTTGTGCTGATGGTACTGGCCCACTGGATCACCGCTTGGATTTTCCTCGGCTTCCTGATCTATGCGGCCTTCTCCTTCCGTCCGCGCGGGGTGGTGGCGCTGTCGGCCTTCGCGTTGCTGGCGATCGCCGTGGCATGGCCGATGATGCGAGCGAGCGATTTCTCCGGCCAGCCGTTCGGCACAGGTTTCTACGTGCTCTACAACGGCCTGGGAAGCGGCACCGAGTCGTCGATCATGCGCAACCACGACCTGCAAAGCGCGCCGCTGTCGCTGGACGGATTGCTCGTCCGGATCCTCGGCACCACGCTGGTGCAGACCTCTGACCTGCTGCCCTTCCTGGGCGGCATTCTGGTCGCGCCGCTGTTCTTCGTGGCGCTGCTGCACCCGTTCAAGCGGGCCTCGATCGCAAATTTCCGTTGGGGCATCGTGCTGATGTGGCTCTTCGGCGCACTGGGGATGGCGGTCTTCGGGATTGATCGCGCGCGCCAGCTTCATCCCAACCAGATCCACATTTTGTTCGCGCCGGTGATGTCGGCCTACGGTCTGGCATTCATCTCGATCCTGTGGAGCCGCCTCGAGGCGATCACTGCGGTTCCCTTCCTGCGCAATGCCCACTATTTCGCGGTGGTGGCCCTGTCCGCCGCCCCGATGATCCTGTCCGCACCGGACAAGATTAAAATCGGCATGGCGGTTCGTGATCGCGGCTACCCGCAGTGGCCGCCCTATCTGCCGTCCGTGCTCAATGACAAGATCCCCAAGCTGCTCGCACCGAGCGAGCGCGAGGCCGAAACGACTCGCGTGGTGGTCTCCGACCAGCCTTGGGCGGTGGCTTGGTATGCGGATGAAATCAGCCTGTGGCTGCCGAAAACCAAGCGCGGCTTCGAGCAATTGGAGGACCGTGCGAATGCCCTTGGCACGCCCTTCGCAGGCATCCTGGTGACCCCGAGCTCGACCGCATTCGAGCCGGCACCGGTCGTGCGCGAGCAGTACGGTGAATTCGCCTCGCTGGTATTCAACGGCCTCACGCTCGATATCACCGCGCCGGGGGTCAACCGCGTCGGACTCTCGATCTTCGACAAAGATCCCAAGCTCGCCGACATTTACCGCCGCTACCCCTACCCGGAGCCGCTGGCCGGCACCGAGATCCTTTACTACGGCGAGCGTCGTGCCGAAGCTCCCAATCCCTAG
- the xseB gene encoding exodeoxyribonuclease VII small subunit, which yields MPARRKSADGQNGDNPTFESALAELEEIVAVMEEEQLPLEELVARYEKGSKLLARCETVLASARKRLQTISARAEAADPETATAEDDELPGAPAEHDDDDDIRLF from the coding sequence ATGCCCGCCCGCAGGAAATCCGCCGACGGTCAAAACGGCGACAACCCGACCTTCGAATCCGCCTTGGCGGAACTCGAGGAGATCGTTGCCGTCATGGAGGAGGAACAGCTCCCGCTGGAAGAATTGGTCGCTCGCTACGAAAAGGGCTCGAAATTGCTGGCCCGATGCGAAACGGTCCTCGCCTCCGCGCGGAAGCGCCTCCAGACCATCAGCGCCCGCGCCGAAGCGGCTGATCCGGAGACGGCCACCGCGGAAGACGATGAATTGCCCGGCGCGCCGGCCGAACACGACGACGATGACGACATCCGCCTCTTCTGA